One Manihot esculenta cultivar AM560-2 chromosome 18, M.esculenta_v8, whole genome shotgun sequence genomic window carries:
- the LOC110606288 gene encoding zinc finger BED domain-containing protein RICESLEEPER 3-like, translating into MSNQPPITSSQTEVEEATSKTKRKSMKPRSSVWDHFTKFVDNTGTQKGKCNYCDKEFFCDPKKNGTTSLRNHMFACIKNPHSMTTRQSQLSLQPTCSTQEGGGGTRIEGEGFREWVEYTQPRFRIPSRWTVSRDCYDLYLEERKKLKIFFQKTSQRVCITTDTWTSLQRINYMCVTAHFIDDNWTLQKKIINFCPITSHKGDDIGMAIESCLLNWGIKRVFIVTVDNASSNDVAISYLKKKINAWGFSILNCKYLHMRCIAHIINLVVVDGMKDGLTPIKKVRDAVRYATVDPYFKIDLQSSEGNGVPDSLEWEYIGKIVEFLGHFYELTLRISGSRYVTSNIFFDEISSVDCLLQEWKSSNDLELSCMGEKMKLKFDKYWGDPDKMNKIIYIAVVVDPRYKLEFMHFALSTVYGKEKGTELAKKVKLFPILSHMMKDILAVPISTVASESAFSTGGRVLDCFRSSLTPKIVEALICTQDWLRKSQHHKSIEE; encoded by the exons ATGTCTAATCAACCTCCAATTACTTCAAGCCAAACTGAAGTAGAAGAAGCTACttccaaaacaaaaagaaagagtATGAAGCCAAGATCATCTGTTTGGGATCACTTCACCAAGTTTGTCGATAATACTGGTACGCAAAAAGGCAAGTGCAATTATTGTGATAAGGAATTTTTTTGTGATCCGAAAAAGAATGGTACTACTTCACTTAGAAATCATATGTTTGCATGCATAAAGAACCCTCATAGTATGACTACAAGACAATCTCAACTGTCTTTGCAACCTACTTGTAGTACACAAGAGGGAGGAGGGGGAACACGGATAG AAGGGGAAGGGTTTAGAGAATGGGTTGAATATACACAGCCTAGGTTTCGAATACCATCTCGTTGGACAGTGTCTAGGGATTGTTATGACTTGTATttagaagaaaggaagaaattaaaaattttttttcaaaagactAGTCAAAGGGTTTGTATTACTACAGATACATGGACCTCATTGCAAAGAATCAACTATATGTGTGTCACTGCACATTTTATTGATGATAATTGGACACTGCagaagaaaattattaatttttgtccTATTACAAGTCATAAAGGTGATGACATAGGGATGGCAATTGAAAGTTGCTTGCTTAATTGGGGAATTAAGAGAGTCTTTATTGTAACTGTTGATAATGCCAGTTCAAATGATGTTGCAATTTcctatttgaaaaagaaaatcaatgcTTGGGGGTTTAGCATTTTAAATTGCAAATATCTTCATATGAGATGCATTGCCCACATAATCAACTTAGTTGTTGTTGATGGAATGAAGGATGGTCTTACTCCAATTAAAAAGGTTAGAGATGCAGTTAG ATATGCAACTGTAGatccatattttaaaattgatctTCAATCATCTGAAGGTAATGGCGTGCCAGATAGTCTAGAATGGGAATATATTGGAAAAATTGTTGAATTTTTGGGACATTTTTATGAACTTACTTTGAGAATTTCTGGATCTAGATATGTTACTTCCAATATATTTTTTGATGAGATTAGTTCTGTTGACTGTTTGTTGCAAGAGTGGAAATCAAGTAATGACTTGGAATTGTCATGTATGGGAGAGAAGATGAAgcttaaatttgataaatattgGGGGGATCCTGATaagatgaataaaattatttacattGCAGTGGTGGTTGACCCTCGATATAAGTTAGAATTTATGCATTTTGCTCTTTCAACTGTGTatggaaaagaaaaaggtaCAGAATTGGCAAAGAAGGTTAAATT GTTTCCTATCTTATCACACATGATGAAAGATATATTAGCGGTTCCTATATCCACAGTTGCTTCAGAATCAGCATTTAGCACTGGAGGTAGAGtgcttgattgttttaggagtTCTTTAACTCCTAAAATAGTGGAAGCCTTAATATGCACACAAGATTGGTTGCGAAAATCCCAACATCACAAATCGATTGAAGAATAA